In Serratia liquefaciens ATCC 27592, the genomic stretch GTATCATGTCGGCTACCCCGGCACACCTGTCGGAACAGCTGATATCCCTTTATAACCGGCTGCTGGATTAACTATGCGTATTCTGATGATTATCGACGGTCTGCCCGGCGGCGGCGCAGAAAAAGTGGTGCTGACGCTGTGCCAGGGCATGCAGCAAATGGGCAATGACGTCAGTCTGATTTCATTGCGCGATGTCTGTAACTACCCTATCCCTACCGGCATTCACTACCAGGTGGTGGCGGACAGCAGCCGTTCGCCATGGCGTAAACTGACCGAGCTGTCTCGCCGCGCCGCCGCGTTGGACAAGGCCATCGCAGATAACGAACGCCAACAGGGCGCCTATGATCTGGTGTTCTCCAACCTGCATAAAACCGATCGCATCGTCAGCCGCAGCAAACTGCTCTCGTCAGATCGCCTGTGGTTTTGCATTCACGGCATCCTTTCAACCTCTTATCTGGGCCACCGCAAGGGCTGGATCGCTGGTTGAAACAGCGAAAAATCGCGGCGGTTTACCAAGGCAGAAATATCGTTGCGGTATCAAAGGCCGTCGGGGACGATTTACAGCGGAACCTGCCGATCCAGCCAAGCAGACTGGAAGTGATCAATAATCCGTTCGACATTGCCAGCATCGAGCAGCAGGCGGCAGAGCCCTGCGAGTTGGCGGGCAAAGATTACCTGGTGCACGTTGGGCGTTTTCATCCGCACAAACGGCACGATCGCCTGCTGAAAGCCTATGCCCAATCAGGTATACAGGCGCCGTTGGCGCTGATCGGCACCGGCAGCGAATCCCATATCGCACAGGTGAAGCAACTGGCGAACCAGTTGGGCATTGCCGAGCGCGTGCTGTTTCTCGGCTTCCAGGCCAATCCCTACCCGTTTATTCGCCACGCATCCCTGCTGGTGCTGAGCTCCGACAGTGAGGGCTTTGGCAACGTACTGGTTGAAGCGCTGCTGTGCGATACGCCGGTGGTCAGCACCCGTTGCCCGGGCGGTCCTGCGGAAATTCTGGAAAAAGCGGGAATGGAAAACGCATTGGCGGAGCTCAATGAAAAATCGCTGGCGGAAAAAATGGCGGAAATGTATGCCTCGCCCCCGGAGATTAATCACCAACAGCTGCTGAGCTATGGGTTACAGCCTATTTGTCAGCAATATTTATCGCTCAAAAAATAATTAAGGCAGGGGAAACCCTGCCTTATTTTTAATTAATTGAACGCCTGTATTTTTTCCCACACATCATCAACGGGCACATCAATACAGTCACCCGATTCGGTCTGCAAAATGTGATAGCGGCCGGACCATGGGTGCCAGGATTCTTTATCCGTATCGCCAAAGAACACCACCATATCTTTATTCAACGCGGCAGCCAGATGCATCTGCCCACCATCGCTGCACAACACCCTGTCGCATAAATCAAAACCGGCCAGTAATTCCCGCACCGACGCCGTTGGGTACAGCGCCACACGCTCGTTCTGGCACAGCGCCAAAAGCTGCTCTGCCCGTTTCTGATCGCCAATATCATCCGGCGTCAGCGTGCCCTGAGGCGACCAAAAAATCAGGACTCCCGTGTTGGGTTCAGCAAGTAAGCGATTGATAATTTCAGCATAGCGTTCGATCGGCCAGCGCCGCTTAGGACTGCGGCTGCTGATATGAACGGCACAAATCCGCTCGACCGACGGTAAGCTGGCTTGCAACCGCTGCGCTGCCTGTTGACGCTCTTCCGCGGTCAGAAACACCCGCACCGGCGGGATAGGGATGGATTGTTCGGTAATAGCCGAGAGGTAGCTGAAGGTATGTTCTACCTGATGTTTTCCGCTGAAATTCGCCTTGCGGAAAGGATGATGAATATCAGGCGTGCCTAAATCTGCACCAATGATATTGCTGACCCCGGCCATTTTTGCCAATCGCAGGCTGTACTTGCAGGGTACCGGATTGGCCAGGATGGCCGCGTCGAATTTTATTTTACGCAGCTGAAGAAAAATCATCAGCCGTTCGAAATAAACCCCCAGCGTGGTTTCATTTTTCGCCTTATGCTTTGCTTTTTTATAGACAAAGACTTTTTCCAGATGCGGGTTATTTTTAACGACATCCTGGCTAACTTTATTGATTAACAGATAAAGTTTGGCGTCCGGATAGGCAATTTTCACCCCTTCGATCAACGGGGTTGTACAAACAAGATCGCCAATATTGTCACGGCGAATAATTAAAATATTCTTCATTCCAAGCCTATCAGCGAAATCTCTCGCCTGTTGTCTGAAACTGACACCCAAGGTTACCAAATTAGCGCCTTTCCCTTCCAGTTATGGTACTATTCTGAATAACCCATATAAATGAAATTGATAGAATGTTGCTGCGTTTATATCAGGTACTACTCTACCTTATCCAACCCCTGATCTGGCTCCGCTTACTGTTGCGCAGCCGCAAAGCTCCAGCCTACCGTAAACGCTGGGCAGAACGCTATGGCTTCTGCGCCGGTAAAGTCGTGCCGGGCGGGATTATGCTGCATTCCGTCTCCGTGGGTGAAACGCTGGCCGCCATCCCCTTGGTCCGCGCGCTACGCCACCGCTACCCCTATTTACCGATTACTGTGACCACGATGACCCCGACAGGTTCAGAACGCGTGCAGTCCGCCTTCGGTAAAGACGTGCATCACGTTTATCTGCCTTACGATCTGCCTGGCTCGATGCGCCGCTTCCTGGATCAGGTGAATCCCAAGCTGGTCATCATCATGGAAACCGAGCTGTGGCCCAACCTGATTAACGCATTGCATCAGCGCCAAATTCCGCTGGTGATCGCCAACGCCCGCCTCTCTGCCCGCTCAGCCGCCGGTTATAAAAAAATCGGCGGTTTTGTCCGCGATATGCTGCGCCGTATTACGCTGATCGCCGCGCAAAATCAGGAAGATGGCGAGCGCTTTATCGAACTAGGCCTGAAGCGCTCACAGCTTACCGTTACCGGTAGCCTGAAATTCGATATTTCCGTTACTCCGGAACTGGCCGCACGCGCGGTCACTTTGCGCCGTCAATGGGCGCCCCGTCGCCCGGTGTGGATCGCCACCAGCACCCATGAAGGTGAAGAAAGCATTCTGCTGGCTGCACACCGAAAACTGCTGGAGAAACACCCTGACCTGCTGTTGATCCTGGTGCCTCGCCACCCGGAACGCTTCGCTACCGCTAAAGATCTGGTACAAAAAGCTGGTTTCAGTTACACCCTGCGCAGCAGCGGTGAAATCCCTTCCGGCGGTACTCAGGTGGTGATCGGCGATACTATGGGCGAATTGATGCTGCTGTACGGCATTGCCGATCTGGCCTTCGTTGGCGGCAGCCTGGTGGAACGTGGCGGACACAACCCGCTGGAAGCCGCGGCACATGCCATTCCGGTACTGATGGGTCCCCATACCTTCAACTTCAAGGACATTTGCGCCAAACTGTCGCAAGCGGAAGGGTTGATCACCGTGACCGACGAGGAAGCGCTGGTCAAGGAAGTGGCTACATTGCTCACCGATGAAGACTATCGTCGCTATTACGGCCGCCACGCGGTGGAAGTGCTGTATCAAAACCAGGGAGCGCTGCAACGCCTGCTGCAACTGTTGGAACCGCACCTGCCGCCTCGGAGCCATTAAATGAGCGACCGTAAAAGCCTGTCGGTGGTGATTATCGCCAAGAACGAGGCCGGGCTGCTGCCGGATTGCCTGCACTCCGTTGCCTGGGCAGACGAAATCATCATGCTCGACTCTGGCAGCCAGGATGACAGCGTCGCCGTTGCCAAAAGCCTGGGTGCCAAAGTATTCACCCATACCGACTGGCAGGGCTTCGGCAAACAGCGCCAACTGGCTCAAAGTTACGCCAGCCACGACTATATTTTGATGATTGACGCCGACGAACGCGTTACGCCGGAATTGCGCCAGTCGATTGAACAAGCGCTGGCCGCGCCAGATGAGAATAAGGTCTACAGCTGCGCACGCCGCAACCTGTTCCTGGGGCGCTTTATGCGCCACAGCGGCTGGTATCCCGATCGCGTCAACCGCCTGTATGCCAATCGGCGTTATCGCTATAACGACAATCTGGTGCACGAGTCGCTCAATACTGACGGGGCGAAAGTGGTGCCCCTTAGCGGCGACCTGCTGCACCTGACCTGCCGTGACTTCTTTGCCTTTCAACGCAAACAGCTGCGTTATGCCGAAGAGTGGGCCATTCAACGCCACCAGGCTGGCAAGCGCTGCAGCTATCTGTCGATACTGACCCACACCCTTGGCGCCTTTTGCAAAACCTGGCTGCTGCGTGCCGGCTTCCTAGACGGTAAACAGGGGTTGCTGTTAGCCGTGGTCAACGCGCAATATACCTTCAATAAATATGCCGCACTCTGGGCATTGGGCCGCAACTATTCAGAGAAGTGAATCATGACCCGTAAAGCCATTTATCCCGGTACTTTCGATCCCATGACTAACGGTCACCTGGACTTGGTGACTCGTGCATCTTTGATGTTCGACCATGTCATCCTGGCCATTGCTGCCAGCCCGAGCAAAAAGCCGCTGTTCACGTTGGATGAACGCGTAGCCTTGGCCAGCCAGGTGACGTCGCATCTGGATAACGTGGAAGTGCTGGGGTTCAGTGAACTGATGGCGCACTTTGCCGCCCATCAGAATGCCAATATTCTGGTACGCGGCTTGCGTGCGGTCTCTGATTTTGAATATGAATTGCAGTTGGCGAACATGAACCGCCATTTAATGCCGACATTGGAAAGCGTGTTCCTGATGCCTTCCGAAGAGTGGTCGTTCATCTCCTCCACCCTGGTGAAGGAAGTTGCACGGCACGGCGGCGATATCTCACCTTTCCTGCCGGCCGTAGTCACTCAGGCATTGTTCGAAAAGCTCGCCGAACACTAATCAGCGCTGGCAGCGACGGCAGAAAAATGTGCTGCGCTGCCCGTGTTTGGCAGACTCAATCGGCGTGCCGCATGCGCGACAAGGCTCCCCCGCACGGCCGTACACCTGCAACTCCTGCGCGAAATAACCCGGTTTACCGTCTGACTGCAGGAAATCGCGCAGCGTGGTGCCCCCCTGTTCGATTGAACGCAGCAACACCGCCTTGATGGTCTCCGCCAATAACTCCGCCTCCGCTTTGCTCAGCGAGCCCGCTGGACGGCCTGGTAAGATCCCGGCGGTAAACAGCGATTCACTGGCGTAGATGTTGCCTACCCCGACCACCAACTTGTTATCCATCAACCAGGGTTTGATCAGCGTGCGCTTGTTGCGTGACTTTTCGTACAGGTAAGCGCCGTTAAAGGCTTCGCTTAGCGGTTCCGGCCCCAGGTGCGCCAGCACGTTGCTGGCCGCCAGATCCTCGCACCATAACCAGGCGCCAAAACGGCGGGGATCGGTATAGCGCAGGGTCATGCCATTGCTGATCACCAGATCGACGTGGTCGTGCTTGCCGGCTTCGGTTTCCTCAGCCAGCATGCGCAGGCTGCCGGACATGCCCAGGTGAACAATAATCCAACCGTGGTCCAGTTCAATCAGCAGATACTTGGCACGGCGTTGCACGCTGCGCACCGGTTGGTCGCTCAGCGCCAGAATTTGCTCGGAAACCGGCCAGCGCAGGCGGGCATTACGCACCACCGCATATTGAATGCTGTGACCGACAAGATAAGGTTCAATCCCGCGTCGGCTGGTTTCAACTTCTGGTAATTCAGGCATCTGGCGCTCTCCCGTTGATTTCCTACCTTTATAAAACAAAAAACCCGGCCGAGGCCGGGTTTTTATTAATCCACTAAAATTATTTAATTTTAGCTTCTTTGTACAGTACGTGTTGACGGACAACTGGATCGAATTTCTTCAGTTCCAATTTTTCCGGCTTAGTACGCTTGTTCTTCGTGGTGGTATAGAAGTGACCAGTACCAGCAGAAGAAACCAGCTTGATCTTCTCGCGAACACCTTTAGCCATGATTCAGTTCCTTAATACTTCTCACCACGGGCACGCAGATCGGCCAAGACCGTCTCAATACCCTTCTTATCGATAACACGCATACCTTTAGCAGATACACGCAGAGTTACAAAGCGCTTCTCAGCCTCAACCCAAAAACGGTGTGAGTGCAGGTTCGGCAGAAAACGGCGTTTGGTCGCGTTCATTGCGTGGGAACGGTTGTTACCGCTCACCGGGCGCTTGCCAGTAACTTGGCAGACTCGGGACATGTCTATTCTCCAAAAATCAAATCAGCTCGAGCTTCGTATAGGGTATGGCCGCCTCGTCAGGCTTTTAGAGCCCATCTCAGCAAACTTCATACTGAGGAGACTCTCGTCATCAGGTCAGAAACCACACATCAGGTTAGAAACCTGCTGAGATAGGCTCTTGCGCCAAACCCAAGATTCTCAAAGGTGGCGTAGTATACGCTCTGAAGCGTAAGTGCTCAAGTCCCGAACAGCTAAAGATCCCATAAGGATCGCGAAAAAATCGCTTAAAGCCATCCGCGTTCGGCAAAAGAGACGCATTCACCCCGACCTATAACCAAATGATCGAGCACTCGGATCTCCAATAACAGGCAGGCATTAACCACTTGCTCAGTTATCAAACGGTCGGCGTGGCTGGGTTCAGCCTTACCCGAAGGATGATTATGCGCCAGAATAATGGCGGCCGCATTAGCCTTCAACGCTTCACGCACAATTTCTCTCGGGTGTACGACGACGCTGCTGATGGTACCAGCAAACATCTCCTGATGGCGAATAACACGGTGCTGATTGTCTAAAAACAATACCAAAAACACTTCCCTTTCATGGTGCGCCAGCAAACTTTGCAGATAATGCTGGGTCATCCTGGGGTTGAGCATGGCATTTTCCTGTGCCAGATGACTGGAAAAGAAGCGGAACGCCAGCTCCGAAATCGCCTGCAGTTGGGCATAACTGGAATTACCCAGCCCCTTGTGACTGCAAAAAACCGAATGGTCTGCCGACATCAGGTGATACAGCGAGCCAAACTGCGCCAATAATTGCTCTGCCAGTTGCATAACGTGCACGCCGGGAAAGCCGGTGCGCAGGAAAATGGCCAGCAGCTCCGCATCGGACAATGCCGACGCCCCGTAACGCAACAATTTTTCCCGTGGCGCCAATGTATCCTGCCACAGGGTGATTACCTGACT encodes the following:
- the waaA gene encoding lipid IV(A) 3-deoxy-D-manno-octulosonic acid transferase, whose product is MLLRLYQVLLYLIQPLIWLRLLLRSRKAPAYRKRWAERYGFCAGKVVPGGIMLHSVSVGETLAAIPLVRALRHRYPYLPITVTTMTPTGSERVQSAFGKDVHHVYLPYDLPGSMRRFLDQVNPKLVIIMETELWPNLINALHQRQIPLVIANARLSARSAAGYKKIGGFVRDMLRRITLIAAQNQEDGERFIELGLKRSQLTVTGSLKFDISVTPELAARAVTLRRQWAPRRPVWIATSTHEGEESILLAAHRKLLEKHPDLLLILVPRHPERFATAKDLVQKAGFSYTLRSSGEIPSGGTQVVIGDTMGELMLLYGIADLAFVGGSLVERGGHNPLEAAAHAIPVLMGPHTFNFKDICAKLSQAEGLITVTDEEALVKEVATLLTDEDYRRYYGRHAVEVLYQNQGALQRLLQLLEPHLPPRSH
- a CDS encoding glycosyltransferase family 2 protein, with the translated sequence MSDRKSLSVVIIAKNEAGLLPDCLHSVAWADEIIMLDSGSQDDSVAVAKSLGAKVFTHTDWQGFGKQRQLAQSYASHDYILMIDADERVTPELRQSIEQALAAPDENKVYSCARRNLFLGRFMRHSGWYPDRVNRLYANRRYRYNDNLVHESLNTDGAKVVPLSGDLLHLTCRDFFAFQRKQLRYAEEWAIQRHQAGKRCSYLSILTHTLGAFCKTWLLRAGFLDGKQGLLLAVVNAQYTFNKYAALWALGRNYSEK
- the mutM gene encoding bifunctional DNA-formamidopyrimidine glycosylase/DNA-(apurinic or apyrimidinic site) lyase; the encoded protein is MPELPEVETSRRGIEPYLVGHSIQYAVVRNARLRWPVSEQILALSDQPVRSVQRRAKYLLIELDHGWIIVHLGMSGSLRMLAEETEAGKHDHVDLVISNGMTLRYTDPRRFGAWLWCEDLAASNVLAHLGPEPLSEAFNGAYLYEKSRNKRTLIKPWLMDNKLVVGVGNIYASESLFTAGILPGRPAGSLSKAEAELLAETIKAVLLRSIEQGGTTLRDFLQSDGKPGYFAQELQVYGRAGEPCRACGTPIESAKHGQRSTFFCRRCQR
- the rpmB gene encoding 50S ribosomal protein L28, encoding MSRVCQVTGKRPVSGNNRSHAMNATKRRFLPNLHSHRFWVEAEKRFVTLRVSAKGMRVIDKKGIETVLADLRARGEKY
- the coaD gene encoding pantetheine-phosphate adenylyltransferase, translated to MTRKAIYPGTFDPMTNGHLDLVTRASLMFDHVILAIAASPSKKPLFTLDERVALASQVTSHLDNVEVLGFSELMAHFAAHQNANILVRGLRAVSDFEYELQLANMNRHLMPTLESVFLMPSEEWSFISSTLVKEVARHGGDISPFLPAVVTQALFEKLAEH
- the rpmG gene encoding 50S ribosomal protein L33, with protein sequence MAKGVREKIKLVSSAGTGHFYTTTKNKRTKPEKLELKKFDPVVRQHVLYKEAKIK
- a CDS encoding glycosyltransferase family 9 protein, producing MKNILIIRRDNIGDLVCTTPLIEGVKIAYPDAKLYLLINKVSQDVVKNNPHLEKVFVYKKAKHKAKNETTLGVYFERLMIFLQLRKIKFDAAILANPVPCKYSLRLAKMAGVSNIIGADLGTPDIHHPFRKANFSGKHQVEHTFSYLSAITEQSIPIPPVRVFLTAEERQQAAQRLQASLPSVERICAVHISSRSPKRRWPIERYAEIINRLLAEPNTGVLIFWSPQGTLTPDDIGDQKRAEQLLALCQNERVALYPTASVRELLAGFDLCDRVLCSDGGQMHLAAALNKDMVVFFGDTDKESWHPWSGRYHILQTESGDCIDVPVDDVWEKIQAFN
- the radC gene encoding RadC family protein — encoded protein: MSSQVITLWQDTLAPREKLLRYGASALSDAELLAIFLRTGFPGVHVMQLAEQLLAQFGSLYHLMSADHSVFCSHKGLGNSSYAQLQAISELAFRFFSSHLAQENAMLNPRMTQHYLQSLLAHHEREVFLVLFLDNQHRVIRHQEMFAGTISSVVVHPREIVREALKANAAAIILAHNHPSGKAEPSHADRLITEQVVNACLLLEIRVLDHLVIGRGECVSFAERGWL